Genomic window (Salvelinus alpinus chromosome 13, SLU_Salpinus.1, whole genome shotgun sequence):
aggaatttgaaattatttatacttttacttttgatacttagttatatttaaaaccaaatactttaataATTTGaatcaaatagtattttactgggtgcctttcacttgagtcattttataataaggtatctttacttttgggtactttttacaccactgcctatACAGTGCTACTGAAGTAAACTGGTAGAATGATCAATAAGTTGTCAACTGgccatctctcctctcagatcATTCTGTTCTTGGGGAGTATTGGTACCcatctcatgtgtgtgtgtgtgtgtgtgtgtgtgtgagagagagagtgagtgagtgagtgaaagggTAGCCCAATCAGAGATGATCTTTACCTTAGGGCCAATGATACCATGATGTCACTGACTTTGTCCATTTATAAATACAGAGCTCAACAGCACAACTAGTCTGAGGAAGGCTCCCTCAGTCCTACCAATCACACAGGTTTGTATTTCAGATTTCGGTGTACAGATCTATGAATGACTTGTTAGAACTGTCACCTCTGATTTCTTTTTTTACAGATTTTGAATAATATTAATCAGATAAACATTCATGTTTTAGTTTCTTGTAATAATAATGTTCTAATAGGTTCTCCTCTCAATCTCTTCTCTCTTTTCAAAGGCACTCAGTATGGCAGTAACCAATGAAACCTTTCAGGACACTTCTTTTATATATGAAGAGATGATCATATTTGAGATGAATGAGAGGACTATGGTTAAAGTGGCAGTGGCAATCCTGATGGCTGTATTTTTTATCTACATAAATTGCGTGATGGTTTTTGCTATGAGTAGCAGAATGACTTTTATGGAAATTCCCCGCTACATTCTCTTCACACATTTGCTATTAAATGACTCCATGCAGTTGCTGGTCAGCTGCCTTATGTATGCGTTTGCCTTGGTTTATCTACGATTGGTAAAGGTTGTCTGTGGACTGTTTGTCATGTTTGGCAGTGGCATGTCCCGTGTTGCCCCACTTAACTTGGCGTTGATGTCTCTAGAACGCTATGCAGCCATCTGCCTCCCTCTACGGCATAGTGACATAGCCACACCCAAAAGATCTGGCATTGCCATTGCTGTCATCTGGCTTGTCATATTCATAAATCTTATAATTGATATGCTTTATTCTACAGCAAAAGATCCCGGCTTTTTTGTTACCCCGATATTTTGCACACGGCAGAAGTTATTCATTGCATTGTGGCAGATGCAAGTGTTTCAGGGGTTCAATGCTTTTTGCTTTGTAGCTGTGTCTCTCATCATCATTTACACATACATTGCCATAATTGTCACAGCCAGGTCTGCCTCCTTTTCTGACAAAACTAAAGCCAGTAAGGCCCACAAGACAGTGCTGCTGCACCTGGTTCAGCtgggtctttctctctcctcttttctgtacGCACCCATAGAAAGTGCACTGGCCAGTGTAAGCAGTACTACCATCTTTATTGACCTGCGATACTTCAACTTCCTCTTCCTTATCATCCTGCCAAGATGTCTGAGCCCACTCATCTACGGGCTGAGGGATGACGCCGTACGACCCCTGTTCCTACACTACTTAACTTGCAGAACTAGAAAGGTCAAGGCTGCTGTGATGGTACAATAGAAAACTTGGCACTATTTTTCTTCATGTTCCTTCAAGCCAGATAACTGACCGGGCAGGTTAAGACAATTGGGAGCCCATCGTCAGTCTTGTACACTGGCAGAATAGTCCCTAATGGGTGTCTCTGTTCACCATGGAAGTAAACAGTGCATAAACCAGACATGCAACAGAAATGAAAAGATCTGTAGAAATTGTCCTAATGCATTTTTAATCATCATTCTTAAAATCCAACGATGTTAAATACATAGCACAACATGGAGTTACCCAAAATTGAACAAGAAACATGCAAGCCATCACAGGAAATGAAAAGAAAAAAAGGTTGAGTGGGATGGGTGAAACCAAATCCCTGCATTATTAAAAAACTAAAAATTCAAAGTCATATTGGCAAAAGATCTACATGTACATTTCGCAAAGTAATAATTACAAAAGCTAATTTAAATTTAAGAATCAAAGTGCTGAGAATTTTGCAGTTGTATAGTGCTCATGTTTATTTAATTTATCCCGATCTATTTTCTTCCAGTTGGGAGTAATTGGCAGAAGATGGTGTCCATGAGTTTCGAGGCAACTCCTCCATAAGTGCTGTTTGGGTCCAGGGCAAAACTGGGACTTTTCTATGTAGTATACTATTTATTTGGATCCCATTCCCATTAGCTGTTACAatttgacaaaaaaaaaacaagaacacGAAAGCATAAACACATGCCTTCTGGTTTTCCTGTACCAGTTAGCATCCCATTAGATATAAAAAATAATTACTTGTGTTAAAACAGACATTATACAGTAACTACCAATATTGGTGTCAGCAATCGTTACAAAACCTTATATTGTATGACGTCCATAATTTATGAGTTGATTCTTttaatgtatatatacacattgagggttttgttttttatttgaccgaggagagatagacagagtgaGTCACAAAGGCAGTGGGACGGATTTGTACCCCCGCCGACACTGGCAAGCATGTGTTGTAGGCAGCAGTCCTAACTGATAGACCACCCAGGCCACAAATCATGTGATTTTAACAGTGCAGAGAAGCGATACATGCTTATGCAGGTCTTAACAATGAGATTGTACATTGACTATTGGACAAGCAGAATTAAAAGTAATAAACAATGATAAGTGTGATAAGTTTCTATTCGAGTTAAATGAGTCTTACCACAGGAAACCTTCCTTGAGTTCAGTGAACTTGTGACGGACCATGAACGAGGCCAGAGCGTCTGCTACCTGGGGAAACAAAAGCAATGTGGGTTTAGTTCCCAGACTTTACTTCCCAGACATTGAGAATAGggttgggcggtataccgtatttaaCGATATACACCGGTATttatgcacggaccggtttgggtttttactttaccttctataacggtatttgaatgtttggtttgttaaatctgatacgccgtgtgtaacgtccatttttatagtttactccgctacttgagtcatccctctccactccctctctccatgccgctttccacacagacctagtcccaTCCTGTCACTCAAGGTGcgcatttgttgttgcttgaccacgagacacttccgttcagtctgcatggtcaatgcagcacatgcaacaatgttgatgacaacgatgttgtttccactttgatcttaatataaatccacaagcgatctataattacaatattagtttttgtttcttacatctgcaaacagct
Coding sequences:
- the LOC139536706 gene encoding odorant receptor 131-2-like; protein product: MAVTNETFQDTSFIYEEMIIFEMNERTMVKVAVAILMAVFFIYINCVMVFAMSSRMTFMEIPRYILFTHLLLNDSMQLLVSCLMYAFALVYLRLVKVVCGLFVMFGSGMSRVAPLNLALMSLERYAAICLPLRHSDIATPKRSGIAIAVIWLVIFINLIIDMLYSTAKDPGFFVTPIFCTRQKLFIALWQMQVFQGFNAFCFVAVSLIIIYTYIAIIVTARSASFSDKTKASKAHKTVLLHLVQLGLSLSSFLYAPIESALASVSSTTIFIDLRYFNFLFLIILPRCLSPLIYGLRDDAVRPLFLHYLTCRTRKVKAAVMVQ